A genome region from Rhipicephalus microplus isolate Deutch F79 unplaced genomic scaffold, USDA_Rmic scaffold_15, whole genome shotgun sequence includes the following:
- the LOC142784595 gene encoding palmitoyltransferase ZDHHC20-like, whose translation MIYCLRRTAHVSYRSYAKTTAIPDVPPAYLLSVDQEQVLANCQNECTRHRLHEMLASQKGVFTRGPGGSARYCVLCHLLKPDRCHHCSTCRRCIMKMDHHCPWFNNCVCFSTYKFFLLTLFYTVALCLYGLATLAAHLVEWWSDAWLRKPYAFHVGFLLIVGTMLAVALGSFLVMHLFMASKNETTLERLSDATFQILGDSFELGNCYENFVEVFGPRKSLWMIPVFTSVGDGVRFPTRLHPTRDMVEPRASAVVVNYSAATYSIRSSGFDSIADIVDIER comes from the exons ATGATTTATTGTTTACGTCGTACTGCTCACGTGTCGTACAGGTCGTACGCGAAGACGACGGCGATTCCCGACGTTCCACCAGCGTACCTGTTGAGCGTGGACCAAGAGCAGGTTCTGGCCAACTGTCAAAACGAGTGCACGCGGCATCGTCTGCACGAGATGCTGGCATCGCAGAAAGGCGTGTTCACGCGGGGGCCAGGCGGTTCCGCGCGTTACTGCGTGTTATGCCATCTCCTCAAGCCGGACAGATGCCACCACTGCTCCACGTGCCGAAG ATGCATCATGAAGATGGACCATCACTGCCCGTGGTTCAACAACTGCGTCTGCTTCAGCACCTACAAGTTCTTCTTGCTCACTCTCTTCTACACGGTTGCACTGTGCCTATACGGCTTGGCCACCCTGGCAGCCCACTTGGTTGAATGGTGGTCGGACGCGTGGCTTCGGAAGCCGTACGCTTTCCACGTGGGCTTCCTCCTGATCGTGGGCACCATGCTGGCCGTCGCTCTCGGCTCCTTTCTCGTCATGCACCTTTTCATGGCGTCAAAGAACGAGACGACGCTCGAGAGGCTGAGCGACGCGACGTTTCAGATACTCGGGGACTCGTTCGAGCTCGGGAACTGCTACGAGAACTTCGTAGAGGTGTTCGGTCCGCGAAAATCACTGTGGATGATTCCCGTATTCACGAGTGTTGGTGACGGCGTCCGTTTCCCGACCAGGCTGCACCCCACGCGAGACATGGTTGAGCCTCGGGCATCTGCTGTCGTGGTGAATTATTCTGCGGCTACCTACTCGATCAGGTCATCCGGTTTCGATAGCATTGCTGACATCGTGGATATAGAACGATAA